Proteins from a genomic interval of Paenibacillus sp. FSL R5-0623:
- a CDS encoding ATP-binding cassette domain-containing protein, whose product MISTSGITLRYGKRALFEDVNIKFTPGNCYGLIGANGAGKSTFLKILSGEIESNSGEVHITPGERMAVLKQNHFEYDEYPVLETVIMGHSRLYAIMKEKDTLYAKADFTEEDGLRAGELEGEFAELNGWDAEPDAAALLIGLGIDRDMHDKKMNELSGNEKVRVLLAQALFGRPNNLLLDEPTNHLDLESIQWLENFLMDYEGTVIVVSHDRHFLNKVCTHIADIDFGKIQLYVGNYDFWYESSQLALALQRDANKKKEEKIKELQAFIQRFSANASKSKQATSRKKQLDKITLDDLRPSNRKYPFINFKPEREAGKQLLTVDRISKSIDGVNMLNDISFVVNKGDKIAFVGPNGNAKSLLFDILMGETELDSGEYTWGVTTTQAYFPKDNSKYFDGVDMTLVDWLRQYSKDQDETYLRGFLGRMLFSGEESLKKASVLSGGEKVRCMLAKMMQTGANALILDEPTNHLDLESITALNNGMIDFDGTMLFTSHDHQFIQTIANRIIEITPNGIIDRQMSYDEYLESDEIKELRNKMYPVEA is encoded by the coding sequence ATGATCAGTACAAGCGGCATCACGCTCCGCTACGGAAAACGTGCACTTTTTGAAGATGTAAATATCAAATTCACACCAGGAAACTGTTACGGCCTCATCGGCGCCAATGGAGCCGGTAAATCAACATTCTTGAAAATTTTGTCCGGTGAAATTGAATCCAACTCGGGAGAGGTGCACATCACCCCGGGCGAACGTATGGCCGTTTTGAAGCAAAACCACTTTGAATATGATGAGTATCCGGTTCTCGAAACGGTAATTATGGGTCATAGTCGTCTCTATGCCATTATGAAAGAAAAAGATACGCTGTATGCCAAAGCGGACTTCACAGAAGAAGACGGCCTGCGTGCAGGTGAGCTTGAAGGTGAATTTGCGGAGCTCAATGGCTGGGATGCTGAGCCGGATGCAGCGGCACTCCTGATCGGTCTGGGTATCGACCGTGACATGCACGATAAGAAAATGAATGAACTAAGTGGTAACGAAAAAGTTCGTGTCCTGCTTGCACAAGCATTGTTTGGTCGTCCAAACAACCTGTTGCTCGATGAGCCTACCAACCACTTGGATCTCGAATCCATTCAATGGCTGGAGAACTTCTTGATGGACTATGAAGGTACTGTTATTGTGGTATCCCATGACCGTCACTTCCTGAACAAAGTATGTACGCACATTGCGGATATCGACTTTGGTAAAATTCAGTTGTACGTAGGTAACTATGACTTCTGGTATGAATCCAGCCAATTGGCACTTGCGTTGCAACGTGATGCCAACAAGAAAAAAGAAGAGAAGATTAAAGAGCTTCAAGCCTTTATCCAACGTTTCTCTGCGAACGCCTCGAAATCGAAACAGGCAACTTCCCGGAAGAAACAACTCGACAAAATCACGCTGGATGACCTTCGTCCATCGAACCGTAAATATCCGTTTATCAACTTCAAACCTGAGCGTGAAGCCGGTAAACAATTGTTGACCGTAGATCGTATCAGCAAATCCATTGATGGTGTAAACATGCTGAATGATATCAGCTTTGTCGTGAACAAAGGGGATAAAATTGCATTTGTTGGCCCGAATGGGAATGCCAAGTCACTCTTGTTTGATATTCTTATGGGTGAAACGGAATTGGATAGCGGCGAATACACTTGGGGTGTAACTACAACTCAAGCTTATTTCCCAAAAGACAACTCCAAATATTTTGACGGTGTGGACATGACTCTTGTGGATTGGCTCCGTCAATATTCCAAAGATCAGGATGAAACGTATCTGCGTGGATTCTTGGGACGTATGTTGTTCTCAGGTGAGGAATCCTTGAAAAAGGCAAGTGTACTCTCCGGGGGCGAGAAAGTTCGCTGTATGCTAGCGAAAATGATGCAGACTGGTGCGAACGCATTGATTCTGGATGAGCCTACGAACCACTTGGATCTCGAATCCATTACAGCGCTGAACAATGGTATGATTGATTTTGACGGCACCATGCTGTTTACATCTCATGACCATCAGTTCATTCAAACCATTGCTAACCGGATTATCGAAATTACGCCGAATGGCATCATTGATCGCCAAATGAGCTATGACGAATATCTGGAAAGTGATGAAATCAAAGAACTGCGCAATAAAATGTATCCGGTAGAAGCTTAA
- a CDS encoding DUF948 domain-containing protein, which produces MIYQISVALIAVAFAVLVFFLIRTLKSAQSSLDNVSQTLQEVQKTIDELSYEVKQTVRHANDITVDVQHKMKKIDPVMESVENLGEVLNEVTAAAKQVSTTLMAKFQTKRNNAEQTKHAESVHVTAPPATSTDRTLQSYEATYNGEAKGGKNWMKYIDLAANVWQRMRK; this is translated from the coding sequence ATGATCTATCAAATTAGCGTGGCCCTGATTGCAGTGGCATTTGCAGTACTGGTATTCTTTTTAATTCGTACCTTGAAATCCGCTCAAAGTTCTTTGGACAATGTCTCACAGACATTGCAGGAGGTACAGAAAACCATTGATGAACTTAGTTATGAAGTGAAGCAGACAGTAAGACACGCCAATGATATTACGGTGGATGTACAGCACAAAATGAAAAAAATTGATCCTGTTATGGAATCTGTTGAGAATCTGGGTGAAGTGTTGAATGAAGTGACGGCAGCAGCCAAACAAGTCTCCACAACGCTGATGGCGAAATTTCAAACCAAACGTAACAACGCTGAACAGACCAAGCATGCTGAATCGGTTCATGTAACTGCACCTCCTGCTACATCAACGGATCGTACCTTGCAATCCTATGAAGCTACATATAATGGTGAAGCTAAGGGCGGGAAAAACTGGATGAAGTATATTGATCTTGCAGCGAATGTATGGCAACGGATGCGCAAGTAA
- a CDS encoding general stress protein, whose translation MNSTNEQAYAKVVENGVQAVEAVKELQITGYLPDQIFVLAHEKDRTDRIADTADAKEIGIKEEGVFDSLANLFRSRGDELRAKIVSMGFTEAEADFYESELDKGKVLVIAKKKD comes from the coding sequence ATGAATTCAACCAATGAGCAAGCTTATGCAAAAGTGGTAGAAAACGGAGTCCAGGCGGTAGAAGCGGTGAAAGAATTGCAGATTACCGGATACCTTCCTGATCAAATCTTTGTTCTCGCCCATGAGAAGGATCGTACAGATCGAATTGCTGATACAGCAGATGCCAAAGAAATTGGTATTAAGGAAGAAGGCGTATTTGATTCCTTGGCGAATCTGTTCCGCTCACGTGGTGATGAACTCCGGGCCAAAATTGTTTCGATGGGCTTTACCGAAGCGGAAGCGGACTTCTACGAGAGTGAACTCGACAAAGGTAAAGTACTCGTTATTGCTAAAAAGAAAGATTAA
- a CDS encoding cation diffusion facilitator family transporter: MNAYEEIRKGERGAWVSIAAYLVLSAFKLICGYLFASSALLADGFNNLTDIVASVAVLIGLRISQKPPDSDHAYGHFRAETVAALVASFIMAMVGLQVLVEAVRSWYEGAFVAPNLWAAAVAVVCTVVMLGVYRYNNRLAKQINSQALMAAAKDNRSDAWVSIGAAIGIIGAQFGLPWLDKVAAIAVGLLICKTAWEIFRDSTHRLTDGFDQKELTDLRSSVARVPGVEMIKDVKARVHGSHVLVDVVIEVDGGLSLIEGHQICDRVEERLKRSHNIMHVHVHVEPKTEEVTSNS, from the coding sequence TTGAACGCTTATGAAGAAATTCGAAAAGGGGAGCGAGGGGCTTGGGTTAGTATTGCAGCCTATCTCGTCTTGTCCGCCTTTAAGCTGATCTGTGGATATTTATTTGCTTCCAGCGCCTTGCTGGCCGATGGTTTTAATAACCTTACGGATATTGTGGCATCCGTTGCTGTATTGATTGGGCTTCGGATCTCCCAGAAACCACCTGATTCCGATCATGCCTATGGTCATTTCAGAGCGGAGACGGTTGCTGCCTTGGTGGCTTCATTTATTATGGCTATGGTTGGGTTGCAAGTATTGGTTGAAGCCGTTCGCTCCTGGTATGAAGGAGCCTTTGTTGCTCCAAATCTGTGGGCGGCAGCGGTGGCTGTAGTCTGTACAGTGGTGATGTTAGGTGTATATCGTTACAATAACCGTCTGGCTAAACAAATTAATAGTCAGGCTCTGATGGCTGCGGCGAAAGATAATCGATCGGATGCCTGGGTCAGCATAGGTGCTGCAATTGGAATTATAGGTGCGCAGTTTGGACTTCCATGGCTGGATAAAGTAGCTGCCATTGCTGTAGGTCTGTTGATCTGCAAGACGGCTTGGGAGATTTTCCGGGATTCTACACATCGTCTTACGGATGGATTTGACCAGAAGGAACTGACGGATCTCAGATCCTCCGTAGCACGCGTTCCTGGTGTTGAGATGATCAAGGATGTGAAGGCACGTGTGCATGGCAGTCATGTACTTGTGGATGTAGTCATTGAAGTGGACGGAGGTCTGAGCTTGATTGAAGGACATCAGATCTGTGATCGTGTTGAAGAGCGGTTGAAGCGATCGCATAACATCATGCATGTACATGTTCATGTGGAGCCAAAGACGGAAGAAGTCACAAGCAACTCATGA
- a CDS encoding DUF1328 domain-containing protein, whose product MLKWSVLFLIIALVAGIFGFFGIVEAAASIAKVLFFIFVVLFVISLITGRSRMR is encoded by the coding sequence ATGTTGAAATGGTCTGTATTATTTCTAATTATTGCACTGGTAGCTGGTATTTTTGGATTCTTTGGTATCGTTGAAGCAGCTGCTTCAATCGCGAAAGTACTCTTCTTCATCTTTGTTGTACTGTTCGTAATCTCCCTGATTACGGGACGCAGCCGAATGCGATAA